The Amycolatopsis sp. QT-25 genomic sequence TGCCGAGGTCGATCGAATTCGTCATCGCGATCCTTGCCGTGCACAAGGCCGGTGCCGCGTACGTGCCGGTCGACCCGGACTATCCGGAGGAACGCAAGCGGCAGATGCTGGACGACACGGCGGCGCACTGCCTGTTGTGCCTGCCGGGGCAGGATGTGGCAGGCGCCCCCGTCGTCCTGAGCGTGGAACGGGAACCGGGTGGGGCCGAGCCGAACCTGGACGACCACGACCGGATCGGCCCGTTGCGTCCCGGCCATCCCGCGTACGTCATCTACACCTCGGGTTCGACGGGACGGCCGAAGGGCGTGCTGGTCACGCACCGCGGCATCCCGAACCTCGCCGACGACTACGTGCGACGGCAGGAACTGGGGCCGGAGAGCAGGTTGCTGGCCTTCGCCTCACCCAGTTTCGACGCCGCGGTCGCCGAGTTCTGGCCGATCTGGCAGGCCGGTGGCTGCCTCGTGCTGGCTTCCGCGCCGGATCTGGTGCCGGGGGAGCCGCTCGGCAGGCTGGTGCGGGACCAGCGCATCACCCATGTCACGCTGCCGCCGTCCGCGCTGGCGCCGCTGGAGGAGGCGGGTGGCCTGCCCGCCGGGCTGACCCTCCTGGTCGCCGGCGAGGCCTGCCCCGCCCCGGTCGCGAAACGCTGGGCCGCGGACCGCGTGATGATCAACGCGTACGGTCCGACGGAGACCACCGTCGCGGTGACCGCGAGCGAACCCCTGACCGGTGAGGAGACGCCACCGATCGGCAGGCCGATCACCGGTGTCCGCACCTACGTCCTGGACGACCGGCTGCGGCCCGTGGAGGACGGGGACGTTGGCGAGCTGTACACGGTGGGACCCGGTCTCGCTCGCGGTTACCTCCGGAGAGCGGCCGCGACCGCGGAGCGGTTCCTGCCGGACCCCTTCGGTGGCCCGGGTGAGCGCATGTACCGCACGGGGGACCGGGTGCGGACGCGTTCGGACGGTCAGTACGTCTTCGTCGGCCGGGTCGACGACCAGCTGAAGGTACGCGGCCACCGGATCGAGCCGGGCGAGGTCGAGGCCGCCCTGCTGGCGGTGGACGGGGTGGCCCAGGCGGTGGTGACCGAGCACGAGAACAGGCTCGTCGCCTATGTGGTCGGCACCGGCGGCGAACGCGTGCCCGCCGAACGGCTCCTGCCGCCGCTTCGGGCGCAGCTTCCCGGCTATCTGGTGCCCGACGTGGTCGTCGGCTTGCCGAGCCTGCCGGTCTCGCCGAACGGCAAGATCGACCGGGTCGCCCTGCCCACTCCCGAAGAGGAACACGCGGGCCGCGCGGCGGGGCGGGAACCGCTCACCCCCACGGAAATCATCCTGGCCGAACTGTTCGCCGAAGTGCTCGGCGTCAGCAGTGTCGGCGTGGAGGACAGTTTCTTCGAGATCGGCGGTCATTCGCTGCTCGCGACCCGGCTCGTGAGCCGGATCCGGGAACGCCTGAAGATCCGGCTGAGGGTGCAGGCGTTCTTCGACGCGCCGACAGTGGCACGGCTCGCCAAGGTGCTCGACGGCGCACATCCCTGACCTGGAGACCATTCATGCAGACGACGGCAGCCGTCGACCTCGGCAATCCCGACCTGTACACGACCTCGGACCGGCACGACCGGTGGCGAGCGTACGCGGCGGAAGACGCGATGGTGTGGAGCGAGCCGGGCAGCTCACCCAGCGGGTTCTGGTCCGTGTTCTCGCATCGGGCGTGCGCCGCGGTGCTCGCCCCCTCCGCCCCGTTCACCTCCGAATACGGGATGATGATCGGCTTCGACCGCGACCATCCCGACCACTCGGGTGGCCAGATGATGGTGGTCTCCGAACAGGATCAGCACCGGAAATTACGCAAACTGGTCGGGCCACTGCTTTCGAGGGCGTCCGCCCGGAAGCTCTCGGAGCGGGTGCGCGCCGAGGTGCGCGGTGTACTCGACCGGGTTCTCGACGGCGGGGTGTGCGACGTGGCCGCGGCGATCGGCCCGCGGATCCCCGCCGCCGTCGTCTGCGAAATCCTCGGCGTGCCCGCCGAGGACCAGGACATGCTCATCGACCTGACCAACCACGCGTTCGGCGGTGAGGACGAACTGTTCGACGGGATGACCCCGCGCCAGGCGCACACCGAGATCCTCGTCTACTTCGACGAACTGATCACCGCGCGCCGCGCGAGCCCTGGCGAAGACCTCGTCAGCACCCTCCTGTCCGACGGCGACCTTTCGATCGACGACGTGGTGCTCAACTGCGACAACGTGTTGATCGGGGGAAACGAGACCACGCGGCACGCGATCACCGGTGCGGTGCACGCGTTCGCCGCGGTTCCCGGACTGCTGGAACAGGTACGGGACGGGAGCGCCGACGTCGACACCGTCGTGGACGAGGTGCTGCGCTGGACCTCGCCCGCCATGCACGTGCTGCGGGTGACGACCGATGAGGTCACCGTCAACGGCCGTGCCCTCGAAGCGGGCACCCCGGTGGTCGCGTGGTTGCCCGCCGCGAACCGGGATCCCGCCGTGTTCGACGAGCCCGACACGTTCCGGCCGGAGCGGAAACCCAACCGGCACATCGCCTTCGGGCACGGCATGCACCACTGTCTCGGCTCCGCGCTCGCGCGGATCGAGCTGGCGGTCGTGCTGCGGGAAGTAGCCGAGCGGGTTGCGCGGGTGGAGCTGGCCGAGGAGCCGTCCTGGCTGCGCGCGGTCGTCGTGCAGGGATACCGGGGACTTCCGGTGCGGTTCACCGGCCGCTGATCATGTCTGTCCGAAGTGGACGGAAGTGTCAAGCGGACAACATTGATGCGGAAATGGCTTCGCGTCATCCTGTGATCGAGGATTACATCTATTCCACGGAGGAATGTCTTGTCTTCTCAAGAAACCACGCAGAATTTCGAGATCGACCATGTGGAGCTGTACGTGGCCGACCTCGAGGCGGCCGCGTCCGGCTGGATGGACAGGTACGACTTCTCCGTCGTCACCACCGACCGGTCGGCCGACCACCGCGGCGTGACGTTGCGGCACGCCGCGATCACGCTGGTGCTCACCGAGCCGCTGTCCGACCGCCACCCGGGAGCGACCTACCTGCAGACCCACGGCGAAGGGGTGGCCGACATCGCGCTGCGCACTCCCGACGTGGCCGCCGCTTTCGAAGCGGCGGTGAAGGGCGGTGCGGAACCCATCCGTGAGCCGGAGAAGCGCGCGGACTCGGTCGTCACGGCCACCGTCAGCGGTTTCGGCGATGTCGTGCACACCCTGATCCAGAGCGACACCACCGAGGAAGCCTCCCGCGGCAAGGGAGGGGTGGAGCTGCGGGAGATCGACCACTTCGCGGTCTGCCTGAACGCGGGGGATCTCGGCCCCACGGTGGCGTTCTACGAGCGTGCCCTCGGGTTCAAGCAGATCTTCGAAGAGCACATCGTGGTCGGTGCCCAGGCGATGAACTCCACCGTCGTGCAGAGCGTGTCGGGGGCGGTCACCCTCACCCTGATCGAGCCCGACAAGACCGCCGACCCCGGCCAGATCGACGACTTCATCAAGGAGCACCACGGTTCCGGCGTCCAGCACATCGCCTTCACCAGCCCGGACGCGGTCCGCGCGGTCAAGGAGCTTTCCGGGCGTGGCGTGGAATTCCTGAAAACCCCGGACACCTACTACGACCTGCTCGGCGAGCGGATCGAGCTGGAGACGCACTCGCTGGACGATCTGCGCGAGACGAAACTGCTCGCCGACGAGGACCACGGCGGCCAGCTGTTCCAGATCTTCACCGCCTCCACGCATCCGCGTAAGACGATCTTCTTCGAGATCATCGAACGGCAGGGCGCGGGAACGTTCGGCAGCTCCAACATCAAGGCGCTGTACGAAGCCGTGGAGCTGGAGCGGACCGGGCAGAGCGATCTCGGCCGCGCCCGGCGATGACCCCTCTCTGCCTGGCCGACCTCGAACGTGCCGCGCGGACGGCCCTCCCCGGCGAGATCTGGGATTTTCTCGCCGGGGGCAGCGGGGCCGAGGCATCGCTCGAGGCCAATCGCGCCGCACTGGAGCGGATCTTCGTGATCCCCCGGATGCTGCGCGACCTGACCGGCGGCACCACCGATGCCGAGGTCCTCGGCCGGCGCGCCGCGCTTCCCGTCGCGGTCGCGCCGGTCGCGTACCAGCGGTTGTTCCATCCCGAAGGGGAGCTCGCGGCGGCACGCGCGGCGCGGGACGCCGGCGTGCCGTACACCCTCTGCACCCTGAGCAGTGTTCCGCTGGAGGAGATCGCGGCCGTCGGTGGGCGGCCGTGGTTCCAGCTGTACTGGCTGCGCGACGAAAAGCGGTCACTGGAGCTCGTACGCCGTGCGGAGGACGCCGGTTGCGAGGCGATCGTGTTCACCGTCGACGTGCCGTGGATGGGACGGCGGTTGCGTGACCTGCGAAACAGCTTCGCGCTGCCGGATTCGGTGACGGCGGCCAACTTCGACGCCGGGGTGGCCGCGCATCGCCGTACCGAAGGGCTTTCGGCCGTCGCCGACCACACCGCGCGCGAATTCGCGCCGGCCACCTGGGCATCCGTCGAGGCGGTCCGTGCACAGACGGACCTGCCGGTGGTGCTCAAGGGGATTCTCGCGGTCGAGGACGCCGTCCGCGCCGTCGACGCGGGTGCCGCCGGAATCGTGGTGTCCAACCACGGAGGCCGTCAGTTGGACGGCGCCGTACCGGGGATCGCGATGCTGGGGGAGATCGCGGACGCGGTCTCCGGTGGCTGCGAAGTGCTGCTGGACGGCGGGATCCGGACCGGTGAGGACGTGCTCAAGGCGGTCGCGCTCGGAGCGTCGGGGGTGCTGGTGGGACGGCCCGTCATGTGGGGGCTGGCCGCGGCCGGGCAAGAGGGCGCCCGCCAGGTGCTCGACCTGCTCGCCGTCGAACTCCGGAACGCGATGGGCCTGGCGGGCTGCGACTCGCTGAGCGCGGTCCGGCGGCTGGGCACACGGGTCGTCCGGTACGGCTGACGGCGCTGACGGCGCCGACGGCGCTGCTGCGGACGGGTCTTCCCGACGGCGAACACCGCATTGTTCTGTTCGTGTCCACCACATGCCTAGTGTCTCCGCGGTGGACCTTCCCTGAAGGAGGAAGGTGCTTCTCTCGCTTCCCGCGCCGATCGCCCCGATCGCCGCGCACAGTCTCCTGATCTTCTTGCTCCAGGCGGGCTTGCTGCTCCTGCTCGCCGTCGTCTTCGGGCGGCTGGCCGCCCGGTTCGGGATGCCCGCTGTCGTCGGCGAACTGTTCGTCGGGGTGCTCCTCGGCCCTTCGCTGCTGGCGTGGGCCGCACCGGGGGTGCACGGCTGGCTGTTCCCGGCGGTCGCCGAGCAGTACCACCTGCTCGACGCCGTCGGCCAGATCGGTGTCCTGCTGCTGGTCGGTCTCACCGGTATGCAGATGGACATGCGCATGGTCCGGCGGCGCTTCGGTGCCGCCGCCGGTGTCGGCTTCGGCGGCTTGATCATTCCTCTCGGCCTCGGTATCGGCGCGGGTTTCGTCCTGCCGCGGGTGCTGATTCCCGGCGGCACCGACGTCACCGTCTTCGCACTGTTCCTCGGCGTGGCGATGTGCGTCAGCGCCATTCCCGTCATCGCCAAGACCCTCATCGACATGAACCTGTTGCACCGCAACGTCGGGCAGCTCACGCTCGCCGCGGGAATGATCGACGACGTGTTCGGCTGGTTGTTGCTGTCCGTCGTCAGCGCGATGGCGGTGCAGGCGGTCACGGCGGGCACCGTGCTCGGTTCCCTTGCCTGTCTGCTCGCCATCGTCGTCTTCGCGCTCACCCTCGGCAGGCCGCTGGCGAGGGGTGCGCTGCGCGTGGCGGGCAAGTCCGACGGTCCTTGGGCCACCGTCGGTGTCGTTGTCGCCCTGCTGCTCCTCGCTTCGGCCGGTACGCACGCTCTCGGTCTCGAGGCCCTCTTCGGGGCGTTCGTCTGCGGCATCCTGATCGGTACGGCGGGGAAGGTGGACCCGGTCAAACTCGCGCCCCTGCGCACGGTCGTCCTTTCGGTGTTCGCGCCGCTCTTCTTCGCCACGGCCGGGCTGCGGATGGATCTCACCGCGCTCATCCGTCCGGAGGTACTCCTGACCGGACTCGC encodes the following:
- the hppD gene encoding 4-hydroxyphenylpyruvate dioxygenase yields the protein MSSQETTQNFEIDHVELYVADLEAAASGWMDRYDFSVVTTDRSADHRGVTLRHAAITLVLTEPLSDRHPGATYLQTHGEGVADIALRTPDVAAAFEAAVKGGAEPIREPEKRADSVVTATVSGFGDVVHTLIQSDTTEEASRGKGGVELREIDHFAVCLNAGDLGPTVAFYERALGFKQIFEEHIVVGAQAMNSTVVQSVSGAVTLTLIEPDKTADPGQIDDFIKEHHGSGVQHIAFTSPDAVRAVKELSGRGVEFLKTPDTYYDLLGERIELETHSLDDLRETKLLADEDHGGQLFQIFTASTHPRKTIFFEIIERQGAGTFGSSNIKALYEAVELERTGQSDLGRARR
- a CDS encoding cytochrome P450, with product MQTTAAVDLGNPDLYTTSDRHDRWRAYAAEDAMVWSEPGSSPSGFWSVFSHRACAAVLAPSAPFTSEYGMMIGFDRDHPDHSGGQMMVVSEQDQHRKLRKLVGPLLSRASARKLSERVRAEVRGVLDRVLDGGVCDVAAAIGPRIPAAVVCEILGVPAEDQDMLIDLTNHAFGGEDELFDGMTPRQAHTEILVYFDELITARRASPGEDLVSTLLSDGDLSIDDVVLNCDNVLIGGNETTRHAITGAVHAFAAVPGLLEQVRDGSADVDTVVDEVLRWTSPAMHVLRVTTDEVTVNGRALEAGTPVVAWLPAANRDPAVFDEPDTFRPERKPNRHIAFGHGMHHCLGSALARIELAVVLREVAERVARVELAEEPSWLRAVVVQGYRGLPVRFTGR
- a CDS encoding amino acid adenylation domain-containing protein, with the translated sequence MTVLSAATTPALFEATAAVLPDRPAVAMDSTTLTYAELNGEANRLARRLVAHGIGPERLVALAMPRSIEFVIAILAVHKAGAAYVPVDPDYPEERKRQMLDDTAAHCLLCLPGQDVAGAPVVLSVEREPGGAEPNLDDHDRIGPLRPGHPAYVIYTSGSTGRPKGVLVTHRGIPNLADDYVRRQELGPESRLLAFASPSFDAAVAEFWPIWQAGGCLVLASAPDLVPGEPLGRLVRDQRITHVTLPPSALAPLEEAGGLPAGLTLLVAGEACPAPVAKRWAADRVMINAYGPTETTVAVTASEPLTGEETPPIGRPITGVRTYVLDDRLRPVEDGDVGELYTVGPGLARGYLRRAAATAERFLPDPFGGPGERMYRTGDRVRTRSDGQYVFVGRVDDQLKVRGHRIEPGEVEAALLAVDGVAQAVVTEHENRLVAYVVGTGGERVPAERLLPPLRAQLPGYLVPDVVVGLPSLPVSPNGKIDRVALPTPEEEHAGRAAGREPLTPTEIILAELFAEVLGVSSVGVEDSFFEIGGHSLLATRLVSRIRERLKIRLRVQAFFDAPTVARLAKVLDGAHP
- a CDS encoding alpha-hydroxy acid oxidase yields the protein MTPLCLADLERAARTALPGEIWDFLAGGSGAEASLEANRAALERIFVIPRMLRDLTGGTTDAEVLGRRAALPVAVAPVAYQRLFHPEGELAAARAARDAGVPYTLCTLSSVPLEEIAAVGGRPWFQLYWLRDEKRSLELVRRAEDAGCEAIVFTVDVPWMGRRLRDLRNSFALPDSVTAANFDAGVAAHRRTEGLSAVADHTAREFAPATWASVEAVRAQTDLPVVLKGILAVEDAVRAVDAGAAGIVVSNHGGRQLDGAVPGIAMLGEIADAVSGGCEVLLDGGIRTGEDVLKAVALGASGVLVGRPVMWGLAAAGQEGARQVLDLLAVELRNAMGLAGCDSLSAVRRLGTRVVRYG
- a CDS encoding cation:proton antiporter is translated as MLLSLPAPIAPIAAHSLLIFLLQAGLLLLLAVVFGRLAARFGMPAVVGELFVGVLLGPSLLAWAAPGVHGWLFPAVAEQYHLLDAVGQIGVLLLVGLTGMQMDMRMVRRRFGAAAGVGFGGLIIPLGLGIGAGFVLPRVLIPGGTDVTVFALFLGVAMCVSAIPVIAKTLIDMNLLHRNVGQLTLAAGMIDDVFGWLLLSVVSAMAVQAVTAGTVLGSLACLLAIVVFALTLGRPLARGALRVAGKSDGPWATVGVVVALLLLASAGTHALGLEALFGAFVCGILIGTAGKVDPVKLAPLRTVVLSVFAPLFFATAGLRMDLTALIRPEVLLTGLAVLALAIIGKFAGVYAGARISGLNKWEGLALGAGLNARGVIGIMVATVGLRLGILGVEIYTIVILVAIVTPLMAPPILRFAMKRLEQTAEEQVRETEQRAWSTQTATNQKEQLL